The Streptomyces noursei ATCC 11455 sequence GAGCGGCTCACCGCACTGTGGCGGGAGACCGCCGACCCGACCGACACCGCACTGCGCGACCGGGTCGCCGACGCGGTGATCGGCGCCCGCGCCTACCAGCTGTTCACCTACGCCAACGCCTCCCGGCTCGCCGGGGGCGGCTCTCTGGGCGCCGAATCCAGCCTCAACAAGGTCTTCTGGTCGGAGCTGGACATCGCCCTCCACGAGACCGCACTGGACCTGCTCGGGCCCCACGGCGCGCTCGCCGACGACGCCGACGAGGCCCCGGCACACGGCAGTTGGGCGGAGGGCTACACCTTCTCCCTCGCCGGCCCCGTCTACGCCGGCACCAACGAGATCCAACGCAACATCATCGCCGAGCGACTGCTCGGCCTGCCGAAGGAGGCCCGGGGATGACGGAGCGCGGCACGGTCCGGCCGGGGGTCCGGGGGTTGCCCCCGGGACAGCACAGCGCCGAGCGACTGCTCGGCCTGCCGAAGGAGGCCCGGGGATGAGTACCCGTACGCACCGGGGCGGCGCGCGCCGGCCCGGCCTGCCGGAAGGGTGCCGGTGATGCGGTTCCTGCTGACCGATGAGCAGCGGGAGTTCGCCCGTACGCTGGACTCCCTGCTGGGTGCCGCCGGCACCCCGGCCGCCGTCCGCGCCTGGGCGGCCGGGGAGCACAAGCCCGGCCGTGACCTGTGGGCCCGGCTCGCCGAGACCGGGGTGTTCGCCCTCGCGGTCCCCGAGGAGCACGACGGCATGGGCCCGCTCCCCGTCGAACTCGCCGTCACCTTCGTCGAGTTGGGGCGACACGCGGTACCGGGCCCGCTCGTGGAGACCGTCGCCGCGGCGGCCCTCCTGCACCGGCTGGGGGACGCCGACGCGGCGGCCGACTGGCTGCCGCGGATCGCCGCCGGTGAGGCACTCGTCGGCCTGTGCGCGGAGGACGCCCCGTTCGCCCTGGACGCGGACGCCGCCGACACCGTCCTGGTCGTCCGGGACGACACGGTGTGCCGCACCGAGACCCACGGCCCGGTGCAACCCGCCCTCGACCCGGCCCGACGACTCTCCCGCCCGCTGGGCGGCACCGTCCTCGCCCGCGGCCCGGCGGTCACCGCCGCCGCCCGCCACGCCACCGACCTGGCCCGGCTGCTCACCGCCGCCCAGGCCCTGGGCCTGGGCCGG is a genomic window containing:
- a CDS encoding acyl-CoA dehydrogenase family protein, which encodes MRFLLTDEQREFARTLDSLLGAAGTPAAVRAWAAGEHKPGRDLWARLAETGVFALAVPEEHDGMGPLPVELAVTFVELGRHAVPGPLVETVAAAALLHRLGDADAAADWLPRIAAGEALVGLCAEDAPFALDADAADTVLVVRDDTVCRTETHGPVQPALDPARRLSRPLGGTVLARGPAVTAAARHATDLARLLTAAQALGLGRALLDGTVDHVKQRTQFGRPIGSFQAVKHRLADTLIGLEFAQPLVHAAALALAAEDPSAGAEAAAAKAAAGEACYAAARTALQLHGAVGYTDEPDLSLWIRKARPLRDAWGTPAACRARVLAG